AACGCCTGCACCACGCGCTTGACCAGCCGCAGCTGGTCATCCGAATCCATCACCTGGAAGCTTTCGGGCAGCTTGGCATCCTTCCAGTGCAGGCGCAGCAGGCGGTTGGCCAGGCCGTGGAAGGTACCGATCCACATGCCACGGCTGCCGTGGGGCAGCTGCGCGTCGATGCGGTGGCGCATCTCGCCGGCAGCCTTGTTGGTGAAGGTCACCGCGAAAATGCCATGGGTCGGCACGCCTTCGACTTCGTGCAGCCAGGCAATACGGTGGGTGAGTACGCGGGTCTTGCCGGAACCGGCACCGGCCAGCACCAGATGGTGGCCGGGGGGAGCGGAGACGGCTTCGCGCTGGGCCGGGTTCAGGCCATCGAGCAGGTGGGAGACATCCATTCCCGCATTTTACGGCATCGCCGTCGCGGCTAATGCGACCACCTGCGTGGCCAGCGCCTGCGCCTGCTGACGCAGTTCAGGCACCGCCAGGCTTTCCCACAGGCTGCCGATGCGCAGACTGCCGAGTACGCCCAGCCGGGCCTGCGCCGCGCCGCTGGCGCTGCTCAGGCGGTCGCCCGGCACGCTGCTGTCCAGGCCGAGCCCATGCGGCCCGGGGCGGGCCACGCCATCGGCCAGCAACTGCTGCAGCAGCGGGTTGCGCAGCGCGCGGGCACGGGTTTCCACACCGGTGGCGTTGACCACGGCGGCCACCGTCCACTGCTGCGCGCCGCCCGCAGCATCGCGGCCGGACAGGTGCAGCGACGCGCCTTCGCGCCAGACCCGCTGCAGGCGGGAACGGTGCAGGTGCAGCTGGCCGCTGGCCCGCAGTGACTGCAGCTGCGCATCGACCGCTTCGGCAATGCGGTGGCGGTGCACATCCCAGTAGCGCACCACATGGCGCAGGAAGCGGCGCTGGTCGGTTTCGTCCAGGCTGCACCACAGCGCCTGGCCATGCGGGCGGATGCGATCCATCACGCCCTGCCAGGGCTGGCCATCGGCGTGCGCCTGGCGGGCGTAACCGCGCAGTGCGCGTACACGCTGGCGCAGAGTCATCGACATCAGCGCGACGGGATCGAAATCCGGCAGTACGCCGTGCGCATGCGGCAACGGCAGCAGGCCATGGCGCGAGATGACATGCAGCGGCCCCGAATGGCCCGCGGCAATCAGCGCCAGCACGGTATCGGCCATGCTCAGCCCGGAACCGACGATGGCCAGTGCGTGGGTGCCCGCCAGCGTGCGCACGCCGTCGTAATCCCAGGCCTCGACCACATCCTCGGCGGCCAGCGCATCGGCACCATCGACCGGCAGCGGACGCATGCTGTTGCCGGTGGCGATGACCACCTGCGCCGCATGCACCGTGCCGCCCTCCCCCAGCGAAAGCCGATAGCCTTGGCTGTCCGGCTGCAGCGCGGACACCGGCTGCATGATCACCTGCAGCTGTGCCGGACTGGCCGCCGTCGCGTCCTGCAGGCGCTGCTGCAGGTACGCGGCGAAATGGTGGCGGCTCACATAGCGCTCGCCCAGAACCTCGCGTGCCTCGCCCGGATAGGCGTGGGTGGCCTGCAGGTAATCGAGGAAATCACCGGGCTGGTCGGGAAACGCGCTCATCTTCGCCGCCGGCACGTTCAGCAGATGCTCCGGCCACGGCGTTGCGTAGGCGATGCCCTGGGCCACGTGTGAAGCGGGTTCGATGATGGCCAACGCCAACGGCGCCCGGGCCTGGCGCAGCACCTGGATCGCCACCAGCACGCCGGCCGCACCACCACCGATGATCGCCAAGTCCAGTTCGCCATTACGCGGTGAATCAGTCATGCGCCGATTGTAGGCCATGCGGGGCGACGGACCGGCGTGACGCACCGGCGGCCCCTGCATTCACATCAACGCATCGGCCAACCGCGCGATGCCTTCCCGGCTGCGCCGCCAGGCCGCGCGTCTGCGCCACTGCTCCAGGTCCAGCAGGCGCGACTGGCGCAGGTAGTCATCCTCGATGGCGCACAGCTGCTGCACCAGCGCCCGGTCGTAGCAGATCAGGCCAATCTCGGCATTCAACGCAAAGGAACGGATGTCCATGTTGATCGAGCCGAGCACGGCGATGTCATCGTCCACGCTCATGTGCTTGGCATGCAGGAACTGGGGTTCGTACAGGGCAATCTGCACGCCACAGCGCAGCAGCTCGTCGTAGTACGCCTCCTGCGCCCACGAGGTCAGCCGCTGGTTGTTGCTGGCTGACAGGATCAGCTGCACCTGTACGCCGGACAGCGCGGCGATGCGCAAGGCGCTCAGCGTCGCTTCGTCGGGCACGAAGTACGGGGTGACCATCACCAGCCTGCGCCGCGCCAGGTGGATCAGCGCGGCCACGGCATCGCGTGCATTGCTGAACGGATAGGCCGGGCCACTGGGCAGCAGCTGGGTGGCGATGTCATCGGCGCACACCGCGACATCCGCAATCACGTCCAGGCGCTGCCCGGTTTCGATGTACCAGTCGCTGGCGAACACCGCCTCCAGATGGGCCACCGCCGGGCCGCGCACGCGCGCGACCAGTTCCCGGTTGGGGTGGCCGGGCACGAACCGTGGGCCGGCCAGATTCTGCGAACCGACGTACGCCACTTCGTTGTCGATCACGGCGATCTTGCGATGGTTGCGCAGGTCCATGCGCCCGCTGCGGCGCCAGCGCAGGCCACCCGGCAGCATCGCGCGTACTTCGATGTCGCGTGCCTGCAGGCGCTTGCGGTAGGCACGCAGCCCACGCTTGGCACCCACCGCATCCAGCAGCACGCGGCACTGCACGCCACGGGCGGCGGCTCGCTGCAGCGCTTCGACGATGGCCTCGCCCACCGCGTCGTCGAACATGAGGTAGTACAGCAGGTGGACGCGATCCTCAGCCTGGTCGATGTCGGCAATGAGGGTGTGCAGCGATTCGTCATAGTCGGTCAACAGATCGACCGCGTTGCCGTGCACCGGCATGAAATCGCCCTGGCGCTGCACCAGCGGCACGATTTCGGCGCTGGCGGTATCCGGCTGTGGGGCCCAACGCAGGCGACGCTGCAGCGCCTGTTCCTCGCGGATGACCTGCGACGCCTCGGCCTGGCGCCGGATGCGTTCGCGCGACAGCCACGGGTGGCCGAACAGCAGGTACAGCGGCAGGCCCAGCAGTGGCACGAAGCCGACCAGCAGCAGCCAGCTGCGCGCCGCGCCTGGCGTGGTGCGCGCGGGGATCCAGCACAGCGCGACCAGCCGGATGAGCCAGTCGATCAACAGCAGGTACGAACCCAGCAGCCACTCGAACAGCATCGCGTCGCCCGTCGGGAGGTGAGCGGCCATTCTGCCCAGCCTTCATCTGGTGTGCCAACCGAAAGCGTGCCGACCAACGGTCGGCACCCACCGGGTTGGGATGGTCGGCACCCACCGGCACCCACCGCAGGAACACCGGGCACAAAAAAACCCGCCACGCGGGCGGGTTTTTTCGGAAGCGACCAGCAATCCTCGCGGATTACTTGATCTTGCCTTCCTTGTACGGGACGTGCTTGCGCACGACCGGATCGTACTTGGAGAATTCCATCTTCCCCGGGGTGTTCTTCTTGTTCTTGTCGGTCGTGTAGAAGTGACCGGTACCGGCGGTCGAAATCATACGGACCTTATCGCGCTTGCCTGCCATGATCGTCTACTCCTCAGACCTTTTCGCCGCGCGCACGCAGCTCAGCCAGAACGGAATCGATGCCGTTCTTGTCGATGGTGCGCAGTGCATGCGCGGAAACACGAAGCTTCACCCAGCGGTTCTCGCTGGCAACCCAGAAGCGGCGCTCGTGCAGGTTGGGCAGGAAACGACGACGGGTCTTGTTGTTGGCGTGCGAGACGTTGTTACCCGTCTGCACTCGCTTGCCGGAAACCTGGCATACGCGGGACATTGCGCACCTCGATAGTAAGTTGTGTCAGCCCGTAGCCCGGGAGACGGCGGCCTCGGTGGTTGCCCACCACACGTCAAGAGAATCAAAGGGTTACGCTGGCGTTGGGCGGCCGGGGACGTGCTCCCGGGGGTGCCGCCCGGTCGGAAACCGGACACAGCGAGCCGCGCATTATGCACGGGTTCAAGCACTTGCGCAAGTTACCCACAGGGGCGGGTCAGGGCGTGGCGATGAACAACCCGCCCGAACCGGGCGCCCGCTGCAACGCGTCGGGACTCAGCCGCGCCCGCGCCGTGGTGATGAACAGCCGCCCATCCGGGGCGAAGCACAGCGCGCCCACGTGCGGCGCCGGTACGGCCAGCCGCCGCTGCACCGCGCCATTCGCCGCCAGTTCCAGCACACAGGCCCCACCCCACATCGCCACCCACAGGGTGCCCTGCGGCGACAGTGCCAGGCCATCAGGTTTGCCCGCTTCACCCAGGAAATCGGTGACCACCTTCGGCTCGCCCAGCGTGCCCGCCGCCACATCGGCGGGGTAAGCCAGCAGGGTGCGCGCAAGGGTATCAATCACGTACAGGGTGTCGCCGGCCGGGTTGAACACCATGCCGTTGGCCACGCCCAGGCCCTCGGCCACCCGCCGCACCGGCGCATCCACCGATGCCGCGTGGAACAGCGCCCCGCGTCCACCCAGCAGGCCACGGTGCATCGACCCCGCCCACAGGCCGCCATGCGCATCCACGGTCATGTCGTTCAGGCGGCAACCGGCGCCCACATCGATTGCCGGCCCCGGCTGCAGCGCACCGTCAGCGGCAATCCGCACGAAGTGCGTTTCGCCATTGCCGACCAGACCCTGTGGCGCCAGCGCCAGCGACCAGACCGGCTCGGACAGCGACGTGCGCGTGCAGGCCTCGCCGTCCCACTGCAGCAGGGCCGGCGCGGTTGGCTCCACCCAGGCCACGCGACCATCGGCAAGCACCACCGGCGATTCCCCCACCAGCGTTCCTGCATCGCACACCAGGCGTACGCCACTGGCCGGTACCGCCTGCAGCGCCTGCAACCAGTGCCGCGCGCGCCGGCCCACCTCATCGGCGGCGCGACCGGGGCGGTAAAGATCGGTACCAATGCCCACCGCGCGCACGCCGGCCTGCCACAGCGCAGGCAGCGCATCGGTCGTGAAGCCCCCCACCGCCACCAGTCGCGCCTGGGCCGGCAGCACGGCCGACAGTGCCGACAAGCGCGGCGCGGCATCGTGCGCCGGGAAGGCCTTCAGGTAGCGCGCACCTGCGGCCAGCGCGGCGAACGCTTCGGTGGCGGTGCTGAAGCCGGGCATCGGTTCCATGCCGTGCGCGCGTGCGGCGGCGATCACGTCCGGGTTGGTATTGGGAGATACGCAGAAGCGGCAGCCGGTGGCCGCCAGCGCCTCGACCTGGGCAACCTCCAGCACGGTGCCCGCGCCCACCCACAGGCGGTCGCCGAAATGCCCGGCCAGCAGTGCAATGGTGGCCAGCGGATCCGGCGAATTGAGCGGGACTTCAGCCAGGCGCACGCCCGCATCCACCAGTGCCTGGCCGACCGCCAGGGCCTCGGCGCCGGTCAGCCCGCGCAGGATCGCCACCAGCGGTGTCTGTTCGATGGCCGCATCGAAGGCGGCGGCGTGTGCGGTGTTCATGGCATTGCCTGTGTGGCGCGGTGCAGGGCAAGGAAGCCGCGTGTCACGGCATCGTGGGACAGCAGGGTGCGTGCGCTGCCGCCGAGGGCATGCACGGCAGCGGCGTAAAGCGCGCAGACTGGCGCGGCACCGACCATCGGCAGCGGTGCCTGCAGCGCCGCAGGCCACAGCCGCCGTACATCGGCCAGCTCGGCGCCGATCAGTACGCCGCGCAGCCACGAGGCACCGTCTGCACGTGGCAACTCGCCACGGATCACCCGCGCCCGCGCACCGAACAACAGGCTGCCCAGCCCCAGCCCGCCGGCATGGCCGTGCTGCAGGCCATCGAAGAAAGCCGCTCCCTCCGCCGCCGGGCCGTCCACCACCGACGCCAGCAGCCCGGCGGCGGTGAGCCGGTCGAAGATCTCGCCGGACATTGCCGTGAGGAAGGACACCACGGCCCCACCCTGCAGCTGCACCCATTTGCTGTGCGTGCCGGGCAGCGCCACCAGCCCATCCGGTGGCAGCACACCAGTGGCCAGCAGGCCCAGCAGTTCGGTTTCTTCACCACGCATGATGTCCGGCGCGTCGTCCTGCGTTCGTCGGCAGGCCAGTCCAGGCACGATGGCCACCGGTATCTGGCCGATGCAGGTGTGATGCAGCTGGGCGGCCAGCCGCTCTGGCGTGGCCGGGCAGTCCGCGTAGCCGGCATCGCTCCAGCCGATGTTCGATCCGACCATGCCACACGCGTACACCGCCGCGGCGCCCGGCCAGGCGGCGGCGGTCTGTTCCAGCAGCGCCTGCATCTGCGTGCGGTCCAGCCCGGCGATGCTGCGGGGCTGCTCCACGCTGTCCAGCAGCCGCCCATCGGCGGCGATGAGGAAGGCGCGGAAGTTGCTGCTGCCCCAGTTGATGCCGATGATCGGTGCGTCGTTGTCGTGCATGCTCATCGGCGCGTCACCCCGGCGCCACCGTCCAGCGGTACCACCGCACCCGTGATCCAGCCGCTGCGCGGCGATGCCAGGAACAGCGCAAGCTCTGCGGCATCGGTGGCGGTACCCAGGCGCTGCAGTGGGTGCCGCTGCACGTTGCGTGCGCGGGCCGCCGCCGGATCATTGCTGCGCGCGAACGACCCCTGCAGCATCGGTGTATCCACCGATGCTGGTGCGATCGCGTTGACCCGGATGTGCTCATCTGCAAGTTCCAGCGCAGCGGTACGCGCCAGCGACTCCAGCGCGGCCTTGGACGCTGCATAGGCCGCCAGCCCGGGCGTGGCATAGCGGGCGTTGATTGAAGACAGCAGCACGATGCTGCCGCCTCCATTCGCACGCAGGCCAGCCAACCCATGGCGCATCAGCCGGCGCGCACCCAACACGTTCACCGCATGCACCTGCTGCCAGAGCACATCATCGTCCGCCCAGGTGTCGGCCGGCGGGCACCAGCCCGCGCAGTGGATCAGCGCGTCCAGCGGCTGGCCCAGGTGTGGTGCCAGCGCGGCATCGACCGCACCGGCATCGGCCAGGTCGGCCCGTACCTGCGTGGTCGCTGCTGGAACCGGATCCCGATCCAGTGCCAGCACCTGCGCCCCCTGTGCCTGCAGCTGCGCCAGCACCGCCGCGCCGATGCCACTGGCCGCCCCGCTCACCCAGACATGCCGGCCTTGCCACTCACCCTGCATTGCGTCGTTGCCCATGCTCAGAACCGGTAGGTAAGGCTGGCCTTGTACGAGCGGCCGAACACCACGTTGGTACGCAGGCCCTCGTCGTAGCCGTCGAAGGTGCGCTGCTCGCTGTCCAGCAGGTTGTTGGCTTCCACCTTCAACGACAGGCGGTCGCTGAAATCGTAGCTCATCGACGCCGACAGATCCTTGTAGGTGTCGTTGAAGATGCCGGTGGCGGCGCTGGACAGGCCAACCAGATACTCATCGCGCCAGTTGTAGGCCACGCGGATGCCGAACGGGCCGTTCTCGTAGTAGCCGATCAGGTTGGCGTTGTTCTTCGACAGCCCGGGGAAGGTCATGGCGTTGCCGTTGATGTCGGTGATCGGCGTTTCCGAGTCGATCCACGTATAGGTGGCGACCACGCCGAAGCCATCGAGCATGCCGCTGAACGGCACCTGGGCCAGCAGCTCCACGCCCTTCACCTTGGCCTTGTCGCCGTTGATCTTGCGCAGCACCAGGTAGTTGATGTTGTTGTAGGTTTCCGCGCTCTGCCGCTGCACGATGAACGTCGACACGTCCTTGTAGAACAGGCCGGCCGAAAGCAGGCCCTGGCCACCGTAGTACCACTCCAGCGACAGGTCGTACTGGGTGGCCTTGAACGGATCCAGGTCGGGTGCGCCGCCGCTGCCGGTGCCCGGCGAGGTCTGCACGCCGTTGCCATCGAACACCGCATTGTTGTTGAGGGTCACGCCATTGTTGAGGTCTTCGGTGTTGGGGAAGGCCACCACCTTGGCCGCACCACCGCGCAGCACCAGGCTGTCGGTGATCTGCAGCTTGGCCACGGCCGAGGGCAGGACTTCACGGTCGTCGCGGTCGAAGGTGGACGGGGTAAGCGTGCCGTTGCCACTGATCAGGTTGCCACGCGAGCTCAGGTCGCGGCCGACGAAGCGCACGCCGACGTTGCCGCCCAGTGCCATGCCGCTCACTTCGGTATCCCAGTTGAGCTTGGCATAAGCCTCCAGGAAGTCCTCGTCCACACGGAACGTGGCGGCGTAGGCCAGCGCGTTGTTGCGCGGGTCCAGGCACTGCGGGTTCTGCGAGATCTGCGGCACCGTGGTGAAGCTCTCGCAGCCACCGAAGGTACTGCGGAAAGCGCCAAGGTAGTCGCGCGGCAGGCCGCTGAATTCGCCGGGCAGGAAATCATTGTTGCTGTAGACGCGGATGTACGGCGCCATCTGCGTGACCGGGATGCCACCGGCCGGACGGATATCCGCACGTAGCGGATCCTGCAGACTCTCCAGCCGGCTGAAGCGGGCGCCGAAATCCAGCGAGCGCAGCGGACCATCATCGAACGCCAGACTCCAATCGCTGCGCAGCGCGCGCGAATCGGTCCTGGCCCGCCAGTAGTTGTCGAACATGATGGTCATGCGCCACTGCGCCGGATCTGTCACATCCACGCCGCTGACGTTGAAGCTGCCGAAGTTGCCACTGCGCAGGTCGAAGTCGGTCACCGAGGTCAGCCCGGCCATCGGCGCCAGGCGCATGTAGCGCTGGTCGTACTTGGCGGTGGATCGGCCCCAGTCCAGTTCCACCGAACCGTCCAGCCGCTCGCCTACGCGGAAGCTGGCGCGCAGCGCACTGGAGATCGTGTCCGAGTCGATATCCGCCGCTTCGGAGTTGAGCAGAACGGTGCCGGTGGAACGGCCAGCCAGCAGGATGTCGTGTTCGGAATAAACCGCGTTGGTCAGGCCGGCCGATGGATTGAAGGCGATCCAGTAGCGGTCGCGCTCGGCCTTCTGCCGTGAGTAGAAGGTATCCCATGTCAGCTCGACGCCATCGCTGGGGCGCCACTGCAGCACGGTGCTGACCCCGACCTTGGTGCGGTCGTCGTCAATGTTCTGCGCGCGCATGTCGGTGCTGCCGAAACGTGTGGTGCCCGGGCTGGCGGGGTCGGTGTAGCGGGCGTAGCCGGAGAAGGTGTCCAGGCCCTGCTGCACGACGTTGCGGCGACCGTAGGTGGCCGAGACCAGCGCGCCGAAACGCCGGTCCTCGCTGCGCCGCGATACCAGGCCAAAGGCATTGTGACCCCAGGCATCGGCCATTTCGTCGTAGGTGCCAGCCACGCTCACCACGTTCTGCTCGGCATCGCCGGACAGTGGCTGGCGGGTGTGGATGTCGACAATCCCGCCGAGGCCACCGCTGAGCTGGTCGGCACCGGCCAGCTTGGTCACTTCCAGCCGTGAGATCAGTTCTGACGGCACCAGCGAGAGCAGGCCGTAGGTCGACGTGGCCAGCTGGTCCAGGCCGTTGCCGCCGCGGCCGGTGGCATCGACGATCTGCCGCCCGTTGTAGAGCAGCACGTTTTCCTTCAGGCCGCGCACCAGGATGTCGCTGCCCTCGCCCATGCCGCGTTCCAGCTGCACACCGGCCACGCGGCCGAGCGATTCGGCCACATTGGTGTCCGGCAGCTTGCCGATGTCGTCAGCGACGATCGCATCGACAATCTGAGCCGAGTCGCGTTTCAGATCACGCGAGGCTTCCAGGCTGCCGCGGATGCCGACGACGCTGACGGCGTCGAGGGTCTGCGCCTGCTGCTGGCCCTCGCCGGTGGTGGTGGCCGGGGCCGTGTCCTGCGCCGATGCCAGCACGGGCATCAGCAGGCAGGTCCCCAGAGCGGTGAACAAGGTCGAACGTGGAAAACGATGCATGGATCGGGCCCTCTCCCAAGGTTGGGATCCAGGCGGCACCGACCGGGACCGGCGCGGACCCTCCGTCCGCTGCCCCGCCCCACCCCGCTTGCCGAACTGCCACCTGGATCCAGCGCTTTTCCGGTCGTTGCTGCTGCACTGCGACTTGGCAGTGGTGTAGCTAATATAGCAATATGATTTTGCCGCGCACGCTGCACCGCAGCGAAGAATGAC
Above is a genomic segment from Stenotrophomonas sp. ESTM1D_MKCIP4_1 containing:
- a CDS encoding FAD/NAD(P)-binding protein, coding for MAYNRRMTDSPRNGELDLAIIGGGAAGVLVAIQVLRQARAPLALAIIEPASHVAQGIAYATPWPEHLLNVPAAKMSAFPDQPGDFLDYLQATHAYPGEAREVLGERYVSRHHFAAYLQQRLQDATAASPAQLQVIMQPVSALQPDSQGYRLSLGEGGTVHAAQVVIATGNSMRPLPVDGADALAAEDVVEAWDYDGVRTLAGTHALAIVGSGLSMADTVLALIAAGHSGPLHVISRHGLLPLPHAHGVLPDFDPVALMSMTLRQRVRALRGYARQAHADGQPWQGVMDRIRPHGQALWCSLDETDQRRFLRHVVRYWDVHRHRIAEAVDAQLQSLRASGQLHLHRSRLQRVWREGASLHLSGRDAAGGAQQWTVAAVVNATGVETRARALRNPLLQQLLADGVARPGPHGLGLDSSVPGDRLSSASGAAQARLGVLGSLRIGSLWESLAVPELRQQAQALATQVVALAATAMP
- the cls gene encoding cardiolipin synthase, whose amino-acid sequence is MLFEWLLGSYLLLIDWLIRLVALCWIPARTTPGAARSWLLLVGFVPLLGLPLYLLFGHPWLSRERIRRQAEASQVIREEQALQRRLRWAPQPDTASAEIVPLVQRQGDFMPVHGNAVDLLTDYDESLHTLIADIDQAEDRVHLLYYLMFDDAVGEAIVEALQRAAARGVQCRVLLDAVGAKRGLRAYRKRLQARDIEVRAMLPGGLRWRRSGRMDLRNHRKIAVIDNEVAYVGSQNLAGPRFVPGHPNRELVARVRGPAVAHLEAVFASDWYIETGQRLDVIADVAVCADDIATQLLPSGPAYPFSNARDAVAALIHLARRRLVMVTPYFVPDEATLSALRIAALSGVQVQLILSASNNQRLTSWAQEAYYDELLRCGVQIALYEPQFLHAKHMSVDDDIAVLGSINMDIRSFALNAEIGLICYDRALVQQLCAIEDDYLRQSRLLDLEQWRRRAAWRRSREGIARLADALM
- the rpmG gene encoding 50S ribosomal protein L33, giving the protein MMAGKRDKVRMISTAGTGHFYTTDKNKKNTPGKMEFSKYDPVVRKHVPYKEGKIK
- the rpmB gene encoding 50S ribosomal protein L28 — protein: MSRVCQVSGKRVQTGNNVSHANNKTRRRFLPNLHERRFWVASENRWVKLRVSAHALRTIDKNGIDSVLAELRARGEKV
- a CDS encoding 2-dehydro-3-deoxy-6-phosphogalactonate aldolase is translated as MNTAHAAAFDAAIEQTPLVAILRGLTGAEALAVGQALVDAGVRLAEVPLNSPDPLATIALLAGHFGDRLWVGAGTVLEVAQVEALAATGCRFCVSPNTNPDVIAAARAHGMEPMPGFSTATEAFAALAAGARYLKAFPAHDAAPRLSALSAVLPAQARLVAVGGFTTDALPALWQAGVRAVGIGTDLYRPGRAADEVGRRARHWLQALQAVPASGVRLVCDAGTLVGESPVVLADGRVAWVEPTAPALLQWDGEACTRTSLSEPVWSLALAPQGLVGNGETHFVRIAADGALQPGPAIDVGAGCRLNDMTVDAHGGLWAGSMHRGLLGGRGALFHAASVDAPVRRVAEGLGVANGMVFNPAGDTLYVIDTLARTLLAYPADVAAGTLGEPKVVTDFLGEAGKPDGLALSPQGTLWVAMWGGACVLELAANGAVQRRLAVPAPHVGALCFAPDGRLFITTARARLSPDALQRAPGSGGLFIATP
- a CDS encoding 2-dehydro-3-deoxygalactonokinase encodes the protein MSMHDNDAPIIGINWGSSNFRAFLIAADGRLLDSVEQPRSIAGLDRTQMQALLEQTAAAWPGAAAVYACGMVGSNIGWSDAGYADCPATPERLAAQLHHTCIGQIPVAIVPGLACRRTQDDAPDIMRGEETELLGLLATGVLPPDGLVALPGTHSKWVQLQGGAVVSFLTAMSGEIFDRLTAAGLLASVVDGPAAEGAAFFDGLQHGHAGGLGLGSLLFGARARVIRGELPRADGASWLRGVLIGAELADVRRLWPAALQAPLPMVGAAPVCALYAAAVHALGGSARTLLSHDAVTRGFLALHRATQAMP
- a CDS encoding SDR family oxidoreductase, which translates into the protein MGNDAMQGEWQGRHVWVSGAASGIGAAVLAQLQAQGAQVLALDRDPVPAATTQVRADLADAGAVDAALAPHLGQPLDALIHCAGWCPPADTWADDDVLWQQVHAVNVLGARRLMRHGLAGLRANGGGSIVLLSSINARYATPGLAAYAASKAALESLARTAALELADEHIRVNAIAPASVDTPMLQGSFARSNDPAAARARNVQRHPLQRLGTATDAAELALFLASPRSGWITGAVVPLDGGAGVTRR
- a CDS encoding TonB-dependent receptor; translated protein: MHRFPRSTLFTALGTCLLMPVLASAQDTAPATTTGEGQQQAQTLDAVSVVGIRGSLEASRDLKRDSAQIVDAIVADDIGKLPDTNVAESLGRVAGVQLERGMGEGSDILVRGLKENVLLYNGRQIVDATGRGGNGLDQLATSTYGLLSLVPSELISRLEVTKLAGADQLSGGLGGIVDIHTRQPLSGDAEQNVVSVAGTYDEMADAWGHNAFGLVSRRSEDRRFGALVSATYGRRNVVQQGLDTFSGYARYTDPASPGTTRFGSTDMRAQNIDDDRTKVGVSTVLQWRPSDGVELTWDTFYSRQKAERDRYWIAFNPSAGLTNAVYSEHDILLAGRSTGTVLLNSEAADIDSDTISSALRASFRVGERLDGSVELDWGRSTAKYDQRYMRLAPMAGLTSVTDFDLRSGNFGSFNVSGVDVTDPAQWRMTIMFDNYWRARTDSRALRSDWSLAFDDGPLRSLDFGARFSRLESLQDPLRADIRPAGGIPVTQMAPYIRVYSNNDFLPGEFSGLPRDYLGAFRSTFGGCESFTTVPQISQNPQCLDPRNNALAYAATFRVDEDFLEAYAKLNWDTEVSGMALGGNVGVRFVGRDLSSRGNLISGNGTLTPSTFDRDDREVLPSAVAKLQITDSLVLRGGAAKVVAFPNTEDLNNGVTLNNNAVFDGNGVQTSPGTGSGGAPDLDPFKATQYDLSLEWYYGGQGLLSAGLFYKDVSTFIVQRQSAETYNNINYLVLRKINGDKAKVKGVELLAQVPFSGMLDGFGVVATYTWIDSETPITDINGNAMTFPGLSKNNANLIGYYENGPFGIRVAYNWRDEYLVGLSSAATGIFNDTYKDLSASMSYDFSDRLSLKVEANNLLDSEQRTFDGYDEGLRTNVVFGRSYKASLTYRF